From a single Apium graveolens cultivar Ventura chromosome 2, ASM990537v1, whole genome shotgun sequence genomic region:
- the LOC141685169 gene encoding putative F-box protein At1g33530: MDCSARTILRDHKKPRLLTRELPEEIVNEEILARLPVETLLPLRCVCKSWESLFFTPEFIQAHLKSTHDKNSIYQDCLVARSYKGFMILSRYKQTRIVPPRPELIAPLSNTRLVGSINGLVCLVNQIEFFLWNPIIGRYREFSFPQETEEYTTPCTLVKKCPYWHTYCSGKNMIVKFEVGTQKFRSLPVINDDIVGRNTFNFVNVKD, encoded by the exons ATGGATTGCAGTGCAAGAACCATCTTACGTGACCACAAGAAACCGAGATTGTTAACCAGGGAACTTCCTGAAGAGATAGTGAACGAGGAGATACTTGCACGATTGCCTGTCGAAACTTTACTACCTTTACGCTGTGTTTGTAAGTCATGGGAATCTCTCTTTTTCACACCCGAATTCATACAAGCACATTTAAAAAGTACTCATGATAAAAATTCTATTTACCAAGATTGTCTTGTAGCTCGGAGTTATAAGGGTTTTATGATTCTCTCTCGTTATAAACAAACTCGGATTGTACCTCCTAGACCCGAGCTAATTGCTCCTCTGAGCAACACACGTTTGGTTGGTTCCATTAATGGCTTAGTTTGTCTAGTTAACCAAATTGAATTCTTTTTGTGGAATCCGATAATTGGTAGGTACAGGGAATTCAGTTTTCCACAAGA AACAGAAGAGTACACGACACCCTGTACCCTGGTGAAAAAATGCCCATACTGGCACACTTATTGTTCTGGTAAAAACATGATTGTAAAGTTTGAGGTTGGAACTCAAAAGTTTAGGTCCTTGCCGGTTATTAACGATGACATTGTTGGCAGAAATACTTTTAATTTCGTCAATGTGAAAGATTAG